A window from Sediminispirochaeta bajacaliforniensis DSM 16054 encodes these proteins:
- a CDS encoding CapA family protein, translating into MKNKHRIFPLMILVSFLSSCTLPPSSIVVEGPCLTDERIDELLSSAPFAIKKASDSENVPLTKLSFRYVEPFEDLPQNSLIIRREELAFTAELHDSRFSLTRKEAKEATASKSDDLIQSSNLRLPRRALSIDGTYLGDPDYPLIRYLVLLVQPLSETKPESFFQKVSFFITKGKRDERLHTHRKAVESWVGKIAASQPAAAEKTIWIDSVGDMIFSRGVEQLLSQNGGLHKVFDATLSILQSAHLTAGNFEGTLASTNRKAEPKSYNFRFSPKVLPNLEKAGFDYLSITNNHIWDFGKEGFLDTLNAIESSHLATSGAGRNFKAAAVPWRTEIEHQEISILSVGAYPQERNGFNGKTIAFAGDDKPGILFVDRGAREAIKEAFDDDAFHVLYVHGGWEWHRKPDAYYRELYRSFVDLGADLVVGSHPHVLQGMEAYHGSLIAYSLGNFIFPGMEEMKWATDSMILRVGIREGNICYVEPIPAVLSGKGVKKDPNEAKALQRFLELRVDE; encoded by the coding sequence GTGAAAAACAAACACAGAATTTTCCCCCTCATGATCCTTGTTTCATTCCTGAGTTCCTGTACTCTTCCCCCTTCTTCGATCGTTGTGGAAGGGCCTTGTTTGACCGATGAGAGGATTGACGAGCTCCTCTCTTCCGCCCCCTTTGCCATAAAGAAGGCCTCAGATTCGGAGAATGTGCCCCTGACAAAACTCTCTTTTCGATATGTGGAGCCCTTTGAGGATCTCCCCCAAAACTCCTTGATTATTCGAAGAGAGGAGCTTGCTTTTACAGCAGAGCTGCATGATTCCCGCTTTTCTCTTACCAGAAAGGAGGCAAAAGAGGCAACGGCATCGAAATCGGATGATCTGATCCAATCGTCAAACCTCCGTCTTCCGCGTCGGGCCCTCAGCATCGACGGGACCTATCTGGGAGACCCCGACTATCCCCTTATTCGTTATCTAGTGCTTTTGGTCCAACCTCTTTCCGAAACGAAACCGGAGAGCTTCTTTCAAAAGGTTTCATTTTTCATCACCAAGGGGAAAAGAGATGAGCGCTTACACACTCATCGCAAGGCTGTGGAATCTTGGGTAGGAAAGATAGCAGCATCCCAACCCGCTGCTGCGGAAAAAACGATCTGGATAGATTCTGTAGGTGATATGATTTTCAGCAGAGGTGTGGAGCAACTTCTCAGCCAAAACGGGGGCCTACATAAGGTTTTTGATGCAACCCTGTCCATCCTTCAATCCGCGCACCTTACCGCCGGAAATTTCGAGGGGACCCTTGCTTCTACAAATAGAAAAGCTGAACCCAAAAGCTATAACTTCCGTTTTTCACCAAAGGTTCTTCCAAATCTGGAAAAGGCAGGCTTCGATTATCTTTCCATCACCAACAATCATATCTGGGATTTCGGTAAGGAAGGCTTTCTGGATACCCTGAATGCCATCGAATCTTCTCATCTTGCCACAAGCGGTGCAGGACGCAATTTTAAGGCTGCTGCCGTCCCGTGGAGAACAGAGATAGAACATCAGGAAATTTCCATTCTGTCCGTCGGCGCCTATCCTCAGGAGCGCAACGGTTTCAACGGAAAAACTATTGCCTTTGCAGGGGATGATAAGCCGGGAATCCTTTTTGTCGACAGAGGGGCAAGGGAGGCTATCAAAGAGGCCTTTGACGATGATGCATTTCATGTGCTCTATGTGCACGGGGGGTGGGAGTGGCACCGCAAACCGGACGCATATTATCGGGAACTCTATCGTTCTTTTGTAGACCTGGGGGCCGACCTTGTTGTTGGAAGCCATCCTCACGTGCTTCAGGGGATGGAGGCCTATCACGGATCTCTCATTGCCTACAGCCTGGGTAATTTTATTTTTCCGGGGATGGAAGAGATGAAGTGGGCCACCGATTCCATGATTCTTCGAGTAGGTATACGGGAAGGGAATATCTGCTACGTGGAGCCGATACCAGCGGTTCTATCGGGAAAAGGGGTCAAAAAAGATCCGAATGAGGCAAAGGCCTTACAGCGTTTCCTGGAACTGCGAGTGGACGAGTAA
- a CDS encoding 5'-methylthioadenosine/S-adenosylhomocysteine nucleosidase family protein, with translation MILLLSPLPMELHPLLQLFPFQETGNILFGKGYRTISSDNENLVIEACTTGMGKVHSAATTVAVLERSVAAKRKIDCAVLLGIGGAASKESIGDLLIASETIQWDLELQPGRGRIGIYPDGGGIEYTDERLSGVIHAAMARADLAAFSGTSFTGDRFLYSERRDSITSPGVVDMESAAVLTVLNRYAVPSAVLRLVSDTLAQGRPKNLRNFIDDRLPNIWRAVVTGALTFSQGDDIVP, from the coding sequence ATGATACTCTTGTTATCGCCCTTGCCGATGGAACTTCATCCTCTGCTACAGCTCTTTCCCTTTCAGGAAACCGGAAATATCCTTTTTGGAAAGGGCTACAGGACGATCAGCAGCGACAATGAAAATCTTGTTATTGAAGCCTGTACCACCGGGATGGGGAAGGTTCACTCGGCCGCCACAACGGTTGCTGTTCTCGAACGGTCGGTCGCCGCGAAGCGAAAAATCGACTGCGCCGTTCTTTTGGGTATCGGTGGTGCAGCTTCCAAGGAGTCGATAGGGGACCTTCTCATTGCCTCCGAGACGATTCAGTGGGATCTGGAACTTCAGCCTGGACGGGGAAGAATTGGTATCTATCCCGACGGGGGAGGCATTGAGTACACCGACGAGAGGCTGAGCGGAGTGATTCATGCGGCTATGGCTCGGGCCGACCTTGCTGCGTTTTCGGGTACCTCATTTACGGGTGACCGTTTTCTGTACAGCGAAAGGCGGGACAGCATAACCTCTCCTGGTGTGGTCGATATGGAGAGTGCCGCTGTCCTTACGGTACTTAATCGCTATGCTGTTCCTTCTGCCGTCCTGAGACTTGTGAGTGATACGCTAGCCCAGGGAAGGCCGAAAAATCTTCGCAATTTTATTGACGATAGGCTTCCCAATATCTGGAGAGCCGTTGTCACCGGTGCCTTGACTTTTTCACAAGGTGACGATATAGTCCCTTAA